In Gemmata obscuriglobus, a single genomic region encodes these proteins:
- a CDS encoding sigma-70 family RNA polymerase sigma factor: MAKQGAALLKAARSAERDAPASDKELLRRFAEAGDQAAFAAVAERHAGMVFGVCKRVLHSPADAEDACQAVFLVLSKRAGAIRWQASVANWLYATARKVARNARVAAARRTRREAAAAVTEAVPPADARTGPELLAALDEELERLPPRYREPLILCYLEGLTRDEAATRLGVPVATLKSQLERGRKKLADALTARGCALGVALLLTTTSSAGASPPRLTKSVMAAANGSPSPAAAALAQGVAVTGTLARTKLAILAAVGAAALGFGVASVPVAAGPHTPAGTRGEPPARALAPVSPQQPVRRIKGTVTGPDGKPVAGAKVWVGEAGDLIAANRPAPEHVATTDEGGQFVITRRANGGRVWAMIAATKDGFGPGFDYTTEVPGDGTALRCSLTLVKGDVNLDGRVIDLQGKPVVGATVRPVTLYRTDGSTLDAWEAAARRSTAQAGSGFNTFFPQSLRLQDGPLAGINAVKTDKDGRFTITGLGRDRLVTLRVSGAGIATSEFDAVTRAMTTIRSPRDQLESQYTPRTYYGAKFDYTVEPSQPFVGVVTDAATGKPVPGVVVRRRLGWLDATQAVTGADGKYTLDGLPTGEQELLAVPPLDIPYHLRVFKAGRSANDQPVTANVELYRGVWVCGTVTDRATGKPVEGVISYRPGDTPETPGYSPRGFDDATWYGTDKDGKFRVLAVPGEGYVFVRTYGRYLTADQFDWQGDLKDTTPRTLTDSAPVEIASNWNAIAVVTVAEGKPVKEYAVTVDPGTTVKARIADPDGNPLAGAKVTQRTNFSPFEVGRVDTADVAFERVNAKRPREVLVLHAEKRLGVRATTTPAAKGATEIRLQPTATATGRLLSDDGKPLANVPVEIRYTLSDGFGWKATELHPQATTDKDGKFVATNLIAGVSYELRWPRPAPKKANAYHPFAVKSGEQKDLGDLGKKSDGE, encoded by the coding sequence ATGGCGAAGCAAGGGGCGGCGCTGCTGAAGGCGGCGCGGTCGGCGGAACGCGACGCACCGGCCAGCGACAAGGAGTTGCTGCGGCGGTTCGCGGAGGCCGGCGACCAGGCGGCGTTCGCGGCGGTGGCGGAGCGGCACGCGGGCATGGTGTTCGGCGTGTGCAAGCGGGTGCTCCACTCGCCGGCGGACGCCGAGGACGCGTGCCAGGCGGTGTTCCTGGTCCTGTCGAAGAGGGCCGGAGCGATCCGCTGGCAGGCGTCGGTGGCCAACTGGCTGTACGCCACCGCCCGCAAGGTCGCCCGGAACGCCCGCGTCGCGGCCGCGCGCCGGACCCGGCGCGAGGCGGCCGCGGCGGTGACCGAAGCGGTGCCGCCGGCGGACGCCCGGACCGGTCCGGAACTGCTGGCGGCGCTGGACGAGGAGCTGGAGCGGCTGCCGCCGCGGTACCGCGAGCCGCTGATCCTGTGCTACCTGGAAGGGCTGACGCGGGACGAGGCCGCGACCCGCCTGGGGGTGCCGGTCGCGACGCTCAAGAGCCAACTCGAACGCGGTCGGAAGAAGCTGGCCGACGCGCTCACCGCCCGCGGGTGCGCGCTCGGCGTGGCCCTGCTGCTGACCACGACCTCCTCGGCGGGGGCGTCCCCGCCGCGACTGACCAAGTCCGTGATGGCCGCGGCGAACGGTTCGCCGTCTCCCGCCGCGGCCGCACTCGCACAGGGGGTTGCCGTGACCGGAACACTCGCGCGGACAAAGTTGGCGATACTGGCGGCGGTCGGGGCCGCGGCGCTCGGGTTCGGGGTCGCGTCGGTGCCGGTCGCGGCCGGCCCGCACACACCCGCCGGGACGCGCGGCGAGCCGCCGGCGAGAGCATTGGCCCCTGTATCACCGCAGCAGCCGGTGCGGAGGATCAAGGGGACCGTGACGGGGCCGGACGGCAAGCCGGTGGCGGGGGCGAAAGTGTGGGTGGGCGAGGCCGGGGATCTGATCGCAGCGAACCGCCCGGCCCCGGAGCACGTCGCCACGACCGACGAGGGCGGCCAGTTCGTCATCACCCGGAGGGCGAACGGCGGGCGCGTCTGGGCGATGATCGCGGCGACGAAGGACGGGTTCGGCCCCGGCTTTGATTACACGACCGAAGTGCCCGGCGACGGCACCGCGCTCCGCTGTTCGCTCACGCTGGTGAAGGGCGACGTGAACCTCGACGGCCGCGTCATCGATCTCCAGGGCAAGCCGGTCGTCGGGGCCACCGTCCGGCCGGTCACCCTGTACCGCACCGACGGTTCGACACTCGACGCCTGGGAGGCGGCCGCGCGGCGGAGCACGGCGCAGGCGGGGAGCGGGTTCAATACCTTCTTCCCGCAGTCCTTGCGACTCCAGGACGGCCCGCTCGCGGGGATCAACGCGGTGAAGACGGACAAGGACGGGCGGTTCACGATCACCGGCCTCGGCCGCGACCGGCTGGTCACGCTCCGGGTGTCCGGAGCGGGCATCGCCACGAGCGAGTTCGACGCCGTGACGCGGGCCATGACCACGATCCGGTCGCCGCGGGACCAGTTGGAGTCGCAATACACCCCGCGGACGTACTACGGGGCGAAGTTCGACTACACCGTCGAGCCGAGCCAACCTTTCGTCGGCGTCGTGACGGACGCGGCGACCGGGAAACCGGTGCCGGGTGTAGTCGTCCGCCGGCGGCTGGGCTGGCTAGACGCGACACAGGCCGTCACCGGCGCGGACGGCAAGTACACGCTGGACGGGCTGCCGACCGGCGAGCAAGAGTTGCTCGCCGTCCCGCCGCTCGACATCCCGTACCACCTGCGGGTGTTCAAAGCCGGGCGGTCGGCGAACGACCAGCCGGTGACGGCGAACGTCGAACTGTACCGCGGGGTGTGGGTGTGCGGAACCGTGACCGACCGAGCGACGGGCAAGCCCGTGGAGGGGGTGATCAGTTACCGACCGGGGGACACCCCGGAGACCCCCGGATACTCCCCCCGCGGGTTCGACGACGCGACGTGGTACGGCACCGACAAGGACGGCAAGTTCCGGGTGTTAGCCGTGCCGGGCGAGGGGTACGTGTTCGTCCGGACGTACGGCCGCTACCTCACCGCCGACCAGTTCGACTGGCAGGGGGATCTGAAGGACACGACCCCGCGCACGCTCACCGACTCCGCGCCCGTGGAGATCGCTTCCAACTGGAACGCCATCGCCGTGGTGACGGTCGCCGAGGGCAAGCCGGTGAAAGAGTACGCCGTGACGGTCGACCCGGGGACGACAGTGAAGGCCCGGATCGCGGACCCGGACGGCAACCCACTGGCCGGGGCGAAAGTGACGCAGCGGACGAACTTCAGCCCGTTCGAGGTCGGCCGGGTCGACACCGCCGACGTGGCGTTCGAGCGTGTGAACGCCAAGCGCCCGCGAGAGGTGCTGGTGCTGCACGCCGAGAAGCGGCTCGGCGTGCGGGCGACCACGACGCCCGCGGCAAAGGGGGCGACGGAGATCCGGCTGCAACCGACCGCGACGGCGACGGGGCGACTGCTGAGCGACGACGGCAAACCACTGGCGAACGTGCCGGTCGAAATCCGGTACACGCTGAGCGACGGGTTCGGGTGGAAGGCGACCGAGTTGCACCCCCAGGCGACGACCGACAAGGACGGCAAGTTCGTCGCCACGAACCTGATCGCCGGGGTGAGCTACGAACTCCGGTGGCCCCGCCCGGCCCCGAAGAAGGCGAACGCCTACCACCCGTTCGCGGTGAAAAGCGGCGAGCAGAAAGACCTGGGCGACCTGGGCAAAAAATCCGACGGGGAGTGA